One Armatimonadota bacterium genomic window carries:
- a CDS encoding thioredoxin domain-containing protein, with protein sequence MLGFVGLYIAGSLTAAHYLHGLLPCGASNGCEKVAADPSSEWMGVPVSAFGLVGYAILTLLAVLRSMGIAVRRSTQLGFFTSLIGLVVSVGLTRHSVVDIGALCTWCLASAATMAILFVCHMALLRRKVVSLAPGKMTVLLPALSLVLVILGLFATTRTLAKPTPVSIDLAALRAIPQADLVASDDRVMGLPTASITLVEFADLSCESCKEMHAKLVELVQRYPSVRLVFHHLPLTFLPGHQLSEQLAVISEGSKSDQEFWTFVSNIYGSTKDHPFEANAIHDKALLAKATAKVQRDIALAKRLKIDETPTYIILTKDGSRTPARVNELFSKLQALLTPGGS encoded by the coding sequence GTGCTTGGCTTTGTCGGCCTGTACATTGCCGGCTCGCTGACAGCCGCCCACTACCTCCATGGGCTTTTGCCTTGCGGAGCGTCTAACGGATGCGAAAAGGTGGCCGCTGATCCCTCGTCGGAGTGGATGGGCGTTCCCGTTTCGGCTTTTGGTCTGGTCGGCTACGCTATTCTGACTCTGCTGGCGGTCCTTCGGTCGATGGGAATTGCGGTAAGGCGATCGACTCAGCTTGGGTTCTTCACATCGCTCATCGGTCTGGTCGTAAGTGTCGGTCTTACGCGCCATTCGGTGGTGGACATCGGCGCCCTCTGCACCTGGTGCCTGGCATCGGCGGCGACGATGGCCATCCTCTTCGTCTGCCACATGGCCTTGTTGCGTCGAAAGGTCGTGTCTCTTGCGCCCGGCAAGATGACAGTCCTTCTTCCGGCTTTGAGTTTGGTTCTCGTCATTCTTGGCCTTTTCGCCACCACCCGGACACTCGCCAAGCCGACGCCGGTCAGCATTGATCTGGCCGCTTTGCGGGCGATTCCTCAGGCGGACCTCGTTGCGAGCGATGATCGCGTGATGGGTTTGCCGACCGCAAGCATCACGCTGGTTGAGTTTGCCGATCTGTCGTGCGAGTCCTGCAAGGAAATGCATGCGAAGCTCGTGGAATTGGTCCAGCGGTACCCATCCGTGCGGCTGGTGTTCCATCATTTGCCGTTGACCTTCCTACCTGGCCACCAGCTTTCCGAGCAGTTGGCCGTGATTTCGGAAGGAAGCAAGTCGGACCAGGAATTTTGGACCTTCGTTTCGAACATTTACGGTTCCACGAAGGACCACCCGTTTGAAGCCAACGCGATTCACGACAAGGCTTTGCTGGCCAAAGCAACCGCCAAGGTTCAGCGCGACATCGCGCTTGCGAAGCGGCTCAAGATCGACGAGACTCCGACGTACATCATCCTGACCAAGGACGGCTCCCGCACCCCGGCGCGCGTCAACGAGCTGTTCTCAAAACTGCAGGCGCTTTTGACTCCTGGCGGTTCGTAG
- a CDS encoding helix-turn-helix domain-containing protein, with protein sequence MSRNPVRQMELGEYSGKTVRRLRIQNLLLTENRFPSNLRIGQHSHIYPHFTIVLKGGFVEQYGEHKFVCNAGSVLLVPQDQSHCDIMGPDGTHSLSIEISRSLERFLSSESDLLTHPRVLRSSDLSAAIANLKRHFLTSAPSSSFEIHCAAMQVILAVLRSDTRPSDGPTWLAMVCNRLEEDLSQNQSLSELASLAGVSIAHLCRAFHRNKGMTIGDYVRRRRLCAAAERLSQSTDSIALIAAETGFADQAHLSRTFRQAYGLSPRAYRSQAN encoded by the coding sequence ATGTCTCGGAATCCGGTCCGGCAAATGGAGTTGGGTGAGTACAGCGGAAAGACCGTCCGTCGTCTGCGAATCCAGAACCTACTTCTGACCGAAAATCGGTTCCCTTCCAACCTTCGCATTGGTCAACACTCCCATATCTATCCCCACTTCACCATCGTTCTAAAGGGCGGGTTCGTCGAACAGTACGGCGAGCACAAGTTTGTGTGCAATGCGGGATCGGTGTTGCTCGTACCCCAGGACCAAAGCCACTGCGACATCATGGGTCCCGACGGCACCCACAGCCTCAGCATCGAAATATCTCGAAGCCTAGAACGGTTTCTGTCTAGTGAATCAGACTTATTGACCCACCCACGCGTCCTACGTAGTTCGGACCTGTCCGCCGCTATTGCAAATCTTAAGCGCCACTTTCTAACTTCCGCTCCCTCTTCGTCCTTCGAAATTCACTGCGCGGCTATGCAGGTTATTCTCGCCGTTTTGAGAAGCGACACTCGACCGAGCGACGGCCCCACGTGGCTTGCCATGGTCTGCAATCGACTAGAGGAGGACTTGAGTCAAAACCAATCATTGTCGGAGTTGGCTAGCCTGGCCGGAGTCTCAATCGCCCACCTTTGTCGAGCGTTTCACCGTAACAAAGGGATGACGATCGGCGACTATGTGCGACGCCGCCGGTTATGCGCCGCCGCCGAACGCTTAAGCCAATCCACTGACAGCATTGCGTTGATAGCCGCTGAGACAGGTTTTGCCGATCAGGCACATCTTTCGCGGACGTTTAGGCAGGCTTACGGGCTTTCGCCTCGAGCCTATCGGAGCCAGGCAAATTAG
- a CDS encoding cupin domain-containing protein, which translates to MKQCRIVRKQESFHGKQGLDYFAGVSAESTGSEAICMHMLVMPPGASAKPHYHESHETAIYLLSGVTEFKHGPNLEFCDRVEAGEYVYIPAGVPHQPYNPGTEPAVAIIARTDPNEQESVVLIDG; encoded by the coding sequence GTGAAGCAGTGCCGAATCGTTCGAAAACAAGAGTCCTTTCACGGCAAGCAGGGACTCGATTATTTCGCGGGAGTCTCGGCTGAATCCACCGGATCTGAAGCGATCTGCATGCACATGCTTGTGATGCCGCCGGGGGCGAGCGCCAAACCACACTACCACGAGAGCCATGAGACGGCCATCTATCTGCTTTCGGGTGTGACGGAATTCAAGCACGGTCCGAACCTCGAATTTTGTGACCGCGTGGAAGCAGGCGAATATGTGTATATTCCGGCCGGAGTGCCGCACCAGCCGTACAACCCCGGCACGGAGCCGGCGGTCGCTATTATCGCGCGTACCGACCCAAACGAGCAGGAAAGCGTCGTGCTGATCGACGGCTAG
- the clcA gene encoding H(+)/Cl(-) exchange transporter ClcA codes for MVCVESRTLRKCLKMSEGSTQTARQLEVQEFLQARVVRKRLLPRAVLVGLGSGLVAVAFRIGLQLCENAREHVLAILPSSPWISFLVIAVIGTIGTYVALLIGRLEPDASGSGIPQMKAVLEGHMKMDWLRILWVKFLGALAALGSGLAMGREGPTVQMGGAVGQGLATLTNANNRERRALSAAGSGAGLAAAFNAPLAGVTFVLEELQRDFQPIVFVAALLCAAVATVISRLASGQFPVFEVPHIEAPSLAALPLFAVVGLLGGFLGVLFNRALLGTQSAFDGIRVKSPIKVALITGILLAIAFVASKDLIGGGHGLSELAIKGEIPLLLAIGFFMLRFVLIHVCYATGVPGGIFAPLLSLGALIGLVSHELAVMIGLQGGVTVAACAVAGMCGMFSGVVRAPLTGVILIGEMTGSYDLLLPLLVTAFAAYAVAENMRDIPIYEALLQRLASMRGFEVEDDERRFVETEIRPDSTLVGLKLKDAHLPKGVLVVLCSNGSREYIPNGNTVLREHMKISVVSTSKKALHDLELLTHSPTADID; via the coding sequence ATGGTCTGCGTGGAGTCCCGGACGCTACGGAAATGCCTGAAGATGTCTGAGGGATCGACCCAAACCGCCCGCCAACTTGAGGTTCAGGAGTTTCTTCAGGCCCGAGTCGTCCGAAAGCGTCTCCTTCCCCGCGCCGTCTTGGTTGGTCTTGGTTCTGGCCTAGTGGCGGTAGCCTTCCGAATCGGCCTTCAGTTGTGTGAAAATGCCCGCGAGCATGTGCTTGCGATTCTGCCGAGTTCACCATGGATCTCTTTTCTCGTCATTGCCGTAATCGGCACCATCGGCACCTATGTCGCCCTCCTCATCGGTCGCCTGGAGCCCGATGCGAGTGGCTCGGGAATTCCGCAAATGAAGGCGGTCCTGGAAGGCCATATGAAGATGGATTGGCTCCGCATTTTGTGGGTCAAGTTCCTCGGCGCATTGGCTGCCCTCGGTTCGGGCTTGGCCATGGGTCGTGAAGGCCCAACCGTTCAAATGGGTGGCGCCGTCGGGCAGGGCTTGGCGACTCTCACCAACGCCAACAATCGAGAGCGTCGCGCGCTCAGCGCGGCGGGCTCTGGGGCTGGCTTGGCGGCGGCATTCAATGCTCCGCTAGCCGGTGTGACATTTGTATTGGAAGAGCTTCAGCGCGACTTCCAGCCGATCGTCTTTGTCGCTGCCCTCTTGTGTGCGGCGGTGGCCACCGTCATTTCGCGCTTGGCGTCTGGCCAGTTTCCGGTGTTCGAGGTCCCGCATATCGAGGCTCCGTCGCTGGCCGCTTTACCGCTCTTTGCTGTGGTTGGTTTGCTCGGCGGATTCTTGGGCGTCTTGTTCAATCGAGCGCTATTAGGCACGCAGTCGGCCTTTGATGGCATTCGCGTCAAGTCGCCGATCAAAGTAGCGCTCATCACCGGCATCCTGCTGGCGATCGCATTTGTGGCGTCGAAAGACCTGATCGGTGGTGGGCACGGCCTTAGCGAACTGGCCATCAAGGGCGAAATTCCCCTCCTTCTCGCGATCGGCTTCTTCATGCTCCGTTTCGTGCTGATCCACGTTTGCTATGCCACCGGCGTTCCGGGTGGCATCTTTGCCCCCCTGCTGTCTCTAGGTGCGCTCATTGGCCTAGTTTCGCACGAACTGGCCGTCATGATCGGTTTGCAGGGCGGCGTCACCGTGGCCGCCTGTGCGGTGGCTGGCATGTGCGGCATGTTCTCCGGCGTAGTCCGCGCACCGCTGACGGGCGTCATCCTCATCGGCGAAATGACGGGAAGCTACGACCTGCTCCTGCCTCTCTTGGTAACCGCGTTCGCGGCGTACGCGGTAGCCGAAAACATGCGCGACATCCCGATCTACGAAGCCTTGCTCCAGCGATTGGCCTCGATGCGCGGATTCGAGGTCGAGGATGATGAGCGTCGCTTCGTGGAGACCGAGATTCGTCCGGACTCAACGCTGGTTGGCCTCAAGCTAAAGGACGCCCACTTGCCGAAAGGCGTGCTAGTGGTGCTGTGCAGCAACGGCAGTCGCGAGTACATCCCGAATGGCAACACCGTCCTGCGCGAGCACATGAAGATATCGGTTGTATCGACCTCGAAGAAGGCTCTGCACGACCTCGAACTCCTGACCCACAGCCCGACTGCGGATATCGACTAG
- a CDS encoding metalloregulator ArsR/SmtB family transcription factor: MNTETVERVASLFGALSNPTRILIVREIIKEPLNVTAVTERLQIGQSSASQHLAVLERVGLIKVTRSGTSRIYEVRGPRVAKMVDTAEEFCIVHGLRGVPDATEMPEDV; encoded by the coding sequence ATGAATACAGAGACTGTAGAACGAGTAGCGTCTCTATTCGGTGCCCTCTCGAACCCGACGCGTATTCTCATTGTTCGGGAGATCATCAAAGAACCTCTTAATGTTACGGCCGTAACGGAGCGGCTCCAAATTGGACAATCCAGCGCCTCTCAGCACCTTGCGGTTTTAGAACGGGTGGGCCTCATCAAGGTCACCCGAAGCGGCACCAGCCGCATCTACGAAGTACGTGGTCCTCGGGTGGCAAAAATGGTCGACACTGCCGAGGAATTCTGTATCGTCCATGGTCTGCGTGGAGTCCCGGACGCTACGGAAATGCCTGAAGATGTCTGA
- a CDS encoding twin-arginine translocation signal domain-containing protein has product MSNNLSRRDFIATTTAAAVVGPLAASAPAQQEPMRLKAKNPKLRSRTEPEVYTGADLKYIGMPIGGLFAGTVYLGGDGQLWNWDVFNQKKEGAVERTNTTFMGETLSQGTGANYVDPVHQQSPFTQRFELILLGKPEKRVHFGTIKFRGEYPVGKVSYSQADADVEMTLVAFSPFVPLEVESSSFPATTLTFAIKNTGAASASYRLQYFTDNPVLSHSRTTRSDFRLMSAKTDSGGVLFSAQPTANEARRRRPVIFENWSSGTYGKWVTTGTAFGPGPRKVTDLPSYMGPVHAGTEYVVNTHNNRNGEDVVQADQHVGTLTSPEFTIDRDYINMRVGGGSHKGQTCVNLLIDGRVVRSITGHDSNEMAWTALDVRSFNGQIAVIQVVDSFTGGWGQISLGEVEFSDTPRNQTPLVEAPDFGTFCVEFVGGSDVANDIASRTVELQPGETKEVTLVVAWHFPNVDRSLPGKQNWYATKWKDAAAVAADLIANWTTLRDKTLAWNRTWYDSTLPHWFLDRTFVNTSILATTTCHRFEDGRFYFWEGIGCCAGTCTHVWGYAQAIGRVFPEVERYLRSKIDFDFAFHKDSGAIDYRAEYHRIVAHDGQCGCILRAYREHQMSADKAFLTGIWPNVKQAMQYLINQDQGHDGILDGAQYNTLDTAWYGEIAWISSLYVAALRASEAMAKDMDDSEFADQCRSIAESGSQRLVSQLFNGEYFIHKIDPNHPESNNTNNGCHIDQLYGQSWAHQVGLPRIVPKKEALSALGALFKYSFYDDVWEYRRKVRGIPGGRWYAIPGDPGLVMCSFPHGGAAESVGKGGDAWATGYFNECMSGFEYQVAAHMIAEDMVDEGLALVYAIHHRYRPSMRNPYNEIECSDHYGRAMASYGAFVSMCGFQVDGPKHKMSFAPKAKGAFRCAFINEQGWGTYSRTGAGKESVEYAHRT; this is encoded by the coding sequence ATGTCGAACAACCTCTCTCGTCGCGATTTCATTGCCACCACCACTGCCGCTGCCGTTGTCGGTCCGCTTGCCGCCTCCGCTCCCGCTCAGCAGGAGCCTATGCGATTAAAGGCGAAGAATCCGAAGCTCCGGTCGAGAACCGAGCCGGAGGTGTATACCGGTGCGGACCTCAAGTACATCGGCATGCCGATCGGCGGGCTCTTTGCCGGCACGGTGTACCTTGGTGGTGACGGCCAGTTGTGGAACTGGGACGTGTTTAACCAGAAGAAGGAGGGCGCAGTCGAACGGACCAACACAACCTTCATGGGCGAGACGCTCTCGCAGGGCACGGGTGCTAACTACGTCGATCCCGTGCACCAGCAGTCGCCGTTCACCCAGCGGTTTGAATTGATTCTGCTTGGAAAGCCGGAAAAGCGCGTTCACTTCGGCACCATCAAATTTCGCGGCGAGTATCCAGTCGGAAAGGTGTCGTACTCTCAGGCCGACGCCGACGTGGAAATGACTCTCGTCGCCTTCTCACCGTTTGTTCCCCTTGAGGTTGAGAGTTCTTCTTTCCCGGCCACTACGCTCACGTTCGCGATCAAGAACACGGGAGCGGCTTCGGCCAGCTATCGTCTGCAGTATTTTACGGACAACCCAGTCCTTTCGCACAGCCGGACAACGCGGAGCGACTTCAGACTCATGTCGGCTAAGACCGACTCGGGAGGCGTGCTCTTTTCGGCCCAACCGACGGCTAACGAAGCGCGTCGGCGGCGGCCCGTCATTTTCGAAAACTGGTCGTCCGGCACTTACGGCAAATGGGTCACCACGGGTACCGCCTTCGGCCCTGGACCCCGAAAGGTCACCGACCTGCCGTCGTACATGGGCCCTGTCCACGCGGGCACCGAATACGTAGTCAACACCCACAACAATCGCAATGGCGAAGACGTGGTTCAGGCCGACCAGCATGTCGGCACCCTCACCTCGCCCGAGTTCACCATTGACCGTGATTACATCAACATGCGCGTCGGGGGCGGTAGCCACAAGGGGCAGACTTGCGTGAACCTGCTGATCGATGGCCGAGTGGTGCGGAGCATCACCGGGCACGACAGTAATGAGATGGCGTGGACGGCGCTCGATGTTCGCAGCTTCAATGGCCAGATCGCTGTCATCCAGGTCGTCGATAGCTTCACCGGCGGTTGGGGGCAGATTTCGCTGGGCGAAGTCGAGTTTAGCGACACTCCGCGTAACCAGACTCCCCTCGTCGAGGCGCCCGACTTCGGCACGTTTTGCGTGGAATTTGTTGGTGGGAGCGATGTCGCTAATGACATTGCGAGCAGAACGGTCGAACTTCAGCCAGGGGAGACCAAAGAGGTTACGCTCGTGGTGGCTTGGCACTTTCCCAATGTCGACCGCTCGCTCCCGGGCAAACAAAATTGGTACGCCACCAAGTGGAAGGATGCCGCCGCAGTTGCCGCCGACCTCATTGCGAATTGGACGACCCTCCGCGACAAGACGCTGGCTTGGAACCGCACGTGGTACGACTCCACGTTGCCGCATTGGTTCCTCGATCGAACATTTGTCAACACCAGCATCCTCGCGACGACGACATGCCATCGGTTTGAGGATGGACGATTCTACTTTTGGGAGGGCATCGGGTGCTGTGCGGGAACCTGCACGCACGTGTGGGGCTACGCTCAGGCGATCGGCAGGGTGTTTCCCGAAGTCGAACGATATCTACGCTCCAAGATTGACTTCGACTTCGCCTTTCATAAGGACTCGGGCGCGATCGATTATCGCGCCGAATACCACCGAATCGTGGCCCACGACGGACAGTGTGGGTGCATTCTGCGCGCGTATCGCGAGCACCAGATGTCGGCGGATAAGGCTTTCCTGACCGGCATTTGGCCCAACGTGAAGCAGGCGATGCAGTACCTGATCAACCAGGACCAGGGCCACGATGGCATCCTGGACGGGGCGCAGTACAACACGCTCGACACCGCTTGGTACGGCGAGATCGCCTGGATTTCTTCGTTGTATGTGGCGGCGCTGCGCGCGAGCGAAGCCATGGCTAAAGACATGGACGACTCTGAATTTGCCGACCAATGTCGCTCCATCGCCGAATCAGGCTCTCAACGATTGGTGTCGCAATTGTTCAACGGTGAGTACTTCATCCATAAGATCGACCCGAACCATCCCGAATCGAACAACACCAACAACGGGTGTCATATCGACCAGTTGTATGGCCAATCGTGGGCGCACCAGGTCGGCCTGCCGCGGATTGTGCCGAAGAAGGAAGCGCTCTCGGCTCTGGGAGCACTATTCAAGTACAGCTTTTACGATGATGTGTGGGAATATCGGCGCAAGGTGCGCGGGATTCCCGGGGGACGTTGGTACGCCATACCAGGTGATCCGGGCTTAGTGATGTGCAGTTTTCCGCATGGCGGGGCCGCCGAGTCGGTGGGCAAGGGCGGCGACGCCTGGGCGACCGGTTACTTCAATGAGTGCATGAGTGGCTTTGAGTATCAGGTTGCCGCCCATATGATCGCCGAGGACATGGTGGACGAAGGGCTTGCGCTCGTATACGCCATTCACCACCGCTATCGCCCTTCGATGCGCAACCCTTACAACGAAATCGAATGTAGTGATCACTATGGTCGGGCGATGGCCTCGTACGGAGCCTTCGTCAGCATGTGCGGCTTCCAGGTCGATGGTCCGAAGCACAAGATGTCCTTTGCTCCAAAAGCGAAGGGAGCATTTCGTTGCGCGTTCATCAATGAACAGGGTTGGGGGACATATAGCCGAACCGGAGCAGGGAAGGAGTCGGTCGAGTATGCCCACAGGACCTAA
- a CDS encoding methyltransferase domain-containing protein, translating into MDRSNGYEAIAHTIAEARSNSIGATKVREWARILAPGATILDIGCGSGVPISQVLIEDGFNVFGVDASETLVQEFRQRFPSQMVECSTVEDSSFFDRKFDAMVSWGLMFLLTADAQRELIGKVARALNPGGHFLFTSPRDVCTWLDGMTGHESRSLGQEAYEACLQENGLELVGNAVDEGENYYYFACMT; encoded by the coding sequence ATTGACCGATCAAATGGTTACGAGGCGATCGCACACACCATTGCGGAAGCACGCTCGAACTCGATTGGGGCGACAAAGGTCCGCGAGTGGGCTCGCATTCTTGCGCCCGGTGCCACCATCCTCGACATTGGCTGCGGAAGCGGAGTGCCGATCTCTCAGGTTCTCATCGAGGACGGCTTTAACGTCTTCGGCGTGGATGCTTCAGAAACATTGGTGCAGGAGTTTCGCCAACGCTTCCCATCGCAAATGGTCGAATGCAGTACCGTCGAAGACTCGAGCTTTTTCGACCGAAAGTTCGATGCCATGGTCTCGTGGGGTCTGATGTTTCTCCTAACTGCCGATGCTCAGCGGGAGCTGATCGGCAAAGTCGCACGCGCGTTAAACCCGGGAGGTCACTTTCTCTTCACCTCGCCACGCGACGTCTGCACCTGGTTGGATGGAATGACCGGCCACGAATCCCGTTCGCTCGGTCAAGAGGCATATGAAGCGTGCCTTCAAGAAAACGGACTCGAACTGGTTGGGAACGCCGTAGATGAAGGCGAGAACTACTATTATTTCGCCTGTATGACGTAA
- a CDS encoding LacI family DNA-binding transcriptional regulator, translating into MRTRLKDVAERLNLSPSLVSGVLNGKEKVWASEETRTRIFEAARKLNYQPNTAAQALSSGKTNTIALVYRRLEGMNYRLAYTGLVDVFSEELQKRGYDLRVANFGTREEVLDNLRKLASSRACDAMILWGREADTEEQALLLESLGIPFIVKGRHEVKHPNWRQIDFDHEWTMSNALQTVVEQGHQRIAYLGFDSDDGFVHSLRRGYVEAHQRLLGRAPDHRFFAEFDDELVPNEKRITEWLALPEDQRPTGFVIGSGNFAWHALEGCLARIGKTLGEDYAAAGITSCFFTLMFGEAMAYQGIEVDNLARFGSPELLDFLISGKESEQTIIRFRPELSPAPTLRLKP; encoded by the coding sequence ATGCGAACGCGATTGAAGGATGTAGCAGAGCGGCTGAATCTTTCTCCCTCCCTGGTTTCCGGGGTCCTCAATGGGAAGGAAAAGGTCTGGGCTTCCGAGGAGACTCGAACGAGGATCTTCGAGGCTGCGCGTAAGCTCAACTACCAACCCAACACTGCGGCCCAAGCCCTTAGCAGCGGCAAAACCAATACTATTGCCCTTGTCTACCGCCGCTTGGAAGGCATGAACTACCGCTTGGCGTACACCGGCCTCGTCGATGTCTTTTCGGAGGAACTCCAAAAGCGCGGCTACGACCTTCGCGTCGCTAACTTCGGTACCCGCGAGGAAGTTCTCGACAACCTGCGCAAGCTCGCCAGTTCGCGAGCCTGCGACGCTATGATCTTGTGGGGTAGGGAAGCCGACACGGAGGAACAGGCCCTGCTCTTGGAGAGCCTCGGCATCCCCTTCATCGTCAAAGGACGCCACGAGGTGAAGCACCCCAACTGGCGACAGATCGACTTCGACCATGAATGGACAATGTCCAACGCTCTTCAGACCGTGGTTGAGCAGGGGCATCAGCGAATCGCCTATCTTGGGTTCGACAGCGACGATGGCTTCGTCCACTCTCTTCGTCGTGGCTACGTCGAGGCGCACCAACGGCTCCTCGGACGCGCTCCCGACCACCGTTTCTTCGCGGAGTTCGACGACGAACTTGTCCCCAACGAGAAGCGGATCACCGAGTGGTTGGCATTGCCAGAAGACCAACGTCCGACCGGCTTCGTCATTGGCTCGGGCAACTTCGCCTGGCATGCCCTCGAAGGTTGCCTCGCCCGCATCGGCAAGACCCTCGGCGAAGATTACGCCGCTGCCGGCATCACGTCCTGCTTCTTCACCCTTATGTTCGGCGAAGCGATGGCCTACCAAGGCATTGAAGTCGACAACCTCGCCCGCTTCGGCTCGCCGGAACTGCTCGACTTCCTGATCTCCGGCAAAGAGAGCGAGCAGACCATTATTCGCTTCCGACCCGAGCTGTCGCCGGCTCCTACCCTGAGGCTCAAGCCGTGA
- a CDS encoding prepilin-type N-terminal cleavage/methylation domain-containing protein, whose translation MKFNPSKRAFTLIELLVVIAIIAILAAILFPVFAQAKEAAKKTTCLSNQKQVGLGVIMYQGDNDDTFPMDQYWDYSNPSAAQIRWFDSVYPYIKNGDKFTFNGRASGKGGLFHCASTFDQEAVYGVHNWLFPDGGNVPWINSATTATVTSTAVDEPAIKVFLTEKGLNKGNSNWLQFIADEWGWVDTVGNPPGTVDGHHWDIDHSINRDCDFGASDSFDPTQWDTYAQCGSFPRYRHADSANMVFADGHAKGMKRGSVMWYRNIYISGIMPAPY comes from the coding sequence GTGAAATTCAACCCATCGAAGCGTGCATTCACACTCATAGAACTTCTCGTCGTCATCGCGATTATTGCCATTCTTGCCGCCATTCTTTTCCCCGTTTTCGCCCAAGCCAAGGAGGCCGCCAAGAAGACCACTTGTCTGTCCAACCAGAAGCAGGTCGGTCTTGGGGTGATCATGTATCAGGGCGATAACGACGACACTTTCCCCATGGACCAGTACTGGGACTACAGCAACCCTTCCGCCGCCCAAATTCGTTGGTTCGACAGCGTCTATCCCTACATCAAGAACGGCGACAAATTCACCTTCAATGGCCGTGCGAGCGGCAAGGGCGGACTCTTCCACTGCGCGTCCACATTTGACCAGGAAGCCGTGTATGGCGTCCATAACTGGCTCTTCCCAGATGGCGGTAACGTGCCGTGGATCAACTCGGCGACCACCGCTACAGTTACCTCGACCGCCGTCGATGAGCCCGCCATCAAGGTCTTCCTCACCGAAAAAGGCTTGAACAAAGGCAATTCGAACTGGCTCCAGTTCATCGCCGACGAATGGGGATGGGTCGATACCGTGGGTAACCCCCCGGGAACGGTCGATGGTCACCACTGGGACATCGACCACAGCATCAACCGCGACTGCGACTTCGGCGCTTCGGATAGCTTTGACCCGACCCAGTGGGACACGTACGCTCAATGCGGAAGCTTCCCACGCTATCGTCATGCCGACAGTGCCAACATGGTGTTTGCCGATGGCCACGCGAAGGGCATGAAGCGCGGAAGCGTCATGTGGTACCGCAACATCTATATCTCGGGCATCATGCCGGCACCGTACTAA
- a CDS encoding response regulator, which translates to MSPSAFSQLPILIVDDDVALCELFYEILDQEGFAVETCHTGVDAVARIVSGRYRLVVLDFMLPGKSGIDILREVRTQSSTPVLMLTARGSNIDRIVGLELGADDYVSKPFDAREVVARIRAIIRRTDANVSQPDLLRLSDLSINPLSRTAYRGAEPLDLTAAEFDILSALISAPGKVVPREELSNCLGRELLPFDRSIDMHISNLRKKLGLGVDGLDRIKTVRSYGYLLAVPADPSP; encoded by the coding sequence ATGAGTCCGTCTGCCTTCAGCCAGCTCCCGATTCTCATCGTGGACGACGACGTGGCGCTCTGCGAACTTTTTTACGAAATCCTCGATCAGGAGGGCTTCGCGGTGGAGACCTGTCACACGGGCGTCGATGCCGTCGCCCGCATTGTCTCTGGTCGCTATCGGCTGGTAGTGCTGGACTTCATGCTTCCGGGCAAAAGCGGTATCGACATCCTTCGCGAAGTGCGTACCCAGTCATCCACTCCGGTGTTGATGCTCACCGCGAGGGGAAGCAATATCGACCGCATCGTCGGGCTCGAGCTTGGGGCCGACGACTACGTGTCCAAGCCGTTCGATGCCCGCGAGGTCGTCGCTCGCATCCGGGCTATCATCCGACGGACCGACGCTAACGTTAGTCAGCCCGACCTCCTTCGCCTCTCTGATCTCTCGATTAATCCTCTCAGCCGTACCGCCTATCGTGGAGCCGAACCGCTCGACCTTACGGCCGCCGAATTCGATATTCTCTCCGCTCTGATTTCCGCACCTGGTAAGGTCGTTCCTCGCGAAGAACTTTCGAACTGCCTGGGACGCGAACTCCTTCCATTCGATCGGAGCATCGACATGCACATCAGCAACCTCCGCAAGAAGCTTGGTCTTGGCGTAGACGGTCTGGACCGCATCAAAACCGTGCGTAGCTACGGCTACCTGCTCGCCGTCCCGGCTGACCCATCGCCATGA